Proteins encoded together in one Dechloromonas sp. HYN0024 window:
- the gloA gene encoding lactoylglutathione lyase — protein MRILHTMIRVGDLDKSIAFYTEILGMQLLRRQDYTDGRFTLAFVGYGDEASEAVLELTHNWDTPAYELGNGYGHIALAVPDAAAACSAIKARGGKVVREAGPMKHGQTIIAFVEDPDGYKIELIQRA, from the coding sequence ATGCGCATTCTGCACACCATGATCCGGGTCGGCGACCTCGACAAGTCCATCGCTTTTTATACCGAAATCCTCGGCATGCAGTTGCTGCGCCGACAGGACTACACGGACGGCCGCTTCACGCTGGCCTTTGTTGGCTACGGCGACGAGGCCAGCGAAGCCGTCCTCGAGCTGACCCACAACTGGGACACCCCGGCCTATGAGCTGGGCAACGGTTACGGCCATATCGCCCTGGCCGTGCCGGACGCCGCCGCTGCCTGTAGCGCGATCAAGGCACGGGGTGGCAAGGTCGTGCGCGAAGCCGGGCCGATGAAGCACGGGCAGACGATTATCGCCTTCGTCGAAGACCCGGACGGCTACAAGATCGAACTGATCCAGCGCGCCTGA
- a CDS encoding 1-acyl-sn-glycerol-3-phosphate acyltransferase — MKTLRSTLFMAYAIVWSVLSAPLVVIAALLLRGLWGYRFGKLWRLGMQFGVENILGIRPKVIGLENMPAEPCVILAKHQSAWETMTIQDLVPNGAYCVFVLKKELLRVPLIGWGLAAMKMISIDRAAGKDALDQVVTQGRERLQQGFYVILFPEGTRVAPGHKKRYKPGGAYLATHVGCKVVPVAHDAGELWPRQAFLKTPGTVTMSIGPAFDATGMSEAEVNQRAEAWIEDEMHRISPHRYSNASHNAT; from the coding sequence ATGAAGACCCTGCGCTCGACGCTGTTCATGGCCTACGCCATCGTCTGGTCGGTGCTCTCGGCTCCGCTGGTGGTGATCGCCGCCCTGCTCCTGCGCGGTCTCTGGGGCTATCGCTTCGGCAAGCTGTGGCGCCTCGGCATGCAGTTCGGCGTCGAAAACATCCTCGGCATCCGCCCCAAGGTTATCGGTCTCGAAAACATGCCGGCTGAGCCGTGCGTCATCCTGGCCAAGCACCAGTCAGCCTGGGAAACGATGACGATCCAGGACCTCGTGCCGAATGGCGCCTACTGCGTTTTCGTCCTCAAAAAGGAACTGCTGCGCGTACCGCTGATCGGCTGGGGCCTGGCTGCCATGAAAATGATTTCAATCGACCGTGCCGCCGGCAAGGATGCCCTCGACCAGGTCGTCACCCAGGGCCGGGAACGCCTGCAGCAGGGCTTCTACGTCATCCTCTTCCCCGAGGGCACACGCGTCGCCCCGGGCCACAAGAAACGCTACAAGCCGGGTGGCGCCTACCTTGCCACCCACGTCGGCTGCAAGGTCGTGCCGGTCGCCCACGATGCAGGCGAACTGTGGCCGCGCCAGGCCTTCCTGAAAACGCCCGGCACCGTCACCATGAGTATCGGCCCGGCTTTCGACGCCACCGGCATGTCCGAGGCCGAAGTCAATCAGCGCGCCGAGGCGTGGATCGAGGACGAGATGCACCGCATTTCGCCGCATCGTTACTCGAATGCCTCGCATAACGCCACCTGA
- a CDS encoding M48 family metallopeptidase produces the protein MPRITPPEPPRSIVIAGQAVAYQLRRSQRRTIGLSVDHRGLRVAAPTRARLGDIESLIHEHGQWVIDKLAAWRDRVTLGPLVVSDGTVIEALGEPLTVTLTSIGRSRWQFGPGTIYLRPDITHSANALLEAALRDKARTVFAERLDHFAPLLGVALPPLRLSSARTRWGSCSHRGGIALNWRLVLMPLAIVDYVVCHELAHLKEMNHSPRFWSVVEQLCPDWKARRLELRQLARKIPQL, from the coding sequence ATGCCTCGCATAACGCCACCTGAGCCACCCCGCAGCATCGTCATTGCCGGCCAGGCGGTCGCCTATCAGCTCAGACGCAGCCAGCGCCGGACCATCGGCTTATCGGTCGATCATCGCGGCTTGCGGGTTGCCGCACCCACACGCGCCCGCCTCGGCGACATCGAAAGCCTGATTCACGAACACGGCCAGTGGGTGATCGACAAGCTGGCGGCCTGGCGCGACCGTGTCACACTGGGGCCGCTTGTAGTCTCCGACGGCACCGTGATCGAGGCACTCGGCGAGCCATTGACTGTAACGCTGACCAGCATCGGGCGCAGTCGCTGGCAGTTTGGCCCGGGCACGATTTACCTGCGCCCCGACATCACGCACAGCGCCAACGCCTTGCTCGAAGCTGCCCTGCGCGACAAAGCCCGCACCGTCTTTGCCGAGCGCCTGGACCATTTCGCGCCGCTGCTTGGCGTCGCCCTGCCACCGCTGCGCCTGTCCTCGGCCCGCACCCGCTGGGGCAGTTGCAGTCACCGGGGCGGCATCGCCCTGAACTGGCGACTTGTACTCATGCCACTGGCCATCGTCGATTACGTTGTCTGCCATGAACTGGCGCATCTCAAGGAAATGAACCACAGCCCGCGCTTCTGGTCTGTGGTGGAACAACTCTGTCCGGACTGGAAGGCGCGGCGACTTGAACTGCGCCAGCTGGCCCGAAAAATTCCCCAGCTTTAA
- the gmhB gene encoding D-glycero-beta-D-manno-heptose 1,7-bisphosphate 7-phosphatase, translating into MPTKLVILDRDGVINFDSAQFIKSPAEWKPIPGSLEAIARLTQCGYKVVVATNQSGVGRGLFDMETLNQIHSKMHKAVVALGGRIDAIFYCPHAADSKCECRKPNPGMFKRISDTLNIDLKGVPAIGDSLRDLQACAAYGCQPMLVMTGKGEKTKAEGSLPAGTLEFKDLSAAIDAILKETTP; encoded by the coding sequence ATGCCCACCAAGCTCGTCATCCTCGACCGCGACGGGGTCATCAACTTCGATTCGGCCCAGTTCATCAAGAGCCCGGCCGAATGGAAGCCGATCCCGGGCAGCCTGGAGGCGATAGCCCGCCTCACCCAGTGTGGCTACAAGGTGGTCGTGGCAACCAACCAGTCGGGCGTCGGCCGCGGCCTGTTCGACATGGAAACGCTCAACCAGATCCACAGCAAGATGCACAAGGCAGTCGTGGCCCTGGGCGGGCGGATCGACGCCATTTTCTATTGCCCGCATGCGGCCGATTCGAAATGTGAATGCCGCAAACCGAACCCCGGCATGTTCAAGCGCATTTCCGACACACTCAACATCGACCTCAAGGGCGTCCCGGCTATTGGCGATTCGCTGCGCGACCTTCAGGCCTGCGCCGCCTACGGCTGTCAGCCGATGCTGGTGATGACCGGCAAGGGCGAAAAAACCAAGGCCGAAGGCAGCCTGCCCGCGGGCACCCTGGAGTTCAAGGACCTGTCGGCAGCCATCGACGCCATCCTCAAGGAAACCACGCCATGA
- a CDS encoding glycosyltransferase family 1 protein, which yields MSLAIAFVTETFPPEVNGVAMTIGRLVGGLRDRGHLISVIRPRQDKADNGGEHELALPGLPLPGYPGLRFGMPAGRRLTSQWRQNRPDLVHVVTEGPLGWSAVSVARKLGIPVTSGFHTNFDRYSVHYGMGWMRPALSAYLRTLHRRTLATMVPTAALAAEMAGEGLTGVRVVGRGVDTELYDPARRSAALRQRWGVEGEGPVCLYVGRVAAEKNLALVEKAFAAIQVWHPQAKMVWVGDGPSARQLAVDHPDHHFAGMRTGEDLAAHYASADLFLFPSLTETYGNVVAEAMASGLPVIAYRSAAAAELIVAEKNGMVASPGDERAYVDGALWMLDDPEHLAAMAKAARQTMLPRNWAGVVEVFERVAREAMAGRA from the coding sequence ATGTCCCTGGCGATCGCCTTCGTCACAGAAACCTTTCCGCCGGAAGTCAATGGTGTCGCCATGACCATCGGTCGTCTGGTCGGCGGCCTGCGTGATCGCGGCCACCTGATCAGCGTCATTCGTCCCCGTCAGGACAAAGCCGATAACGGCGGTGAGCATGAACTGGCATTGCCGGGGCTGCCGCTGCCCGGCTATCCCGGTCTGCGCTTCGGCATGCCGGCCGGGCGCCGGTTGACCAGCCAATGGCGGCAGAATCGGCCAGACCTCGTACACGTGGTGACCGAAGGGCCGCTTGGCTGGTCGGCCGTCAGTGTCGCCCGCAAGCTGGGCATTCCGGTGACTTCCGGCTTTCACACCAATTTTGACCGCTACAGCGTGCATTACGGCATGGGCTGGATGCGCCCGGCGCTCTCAGCCTATCTGCGTACGCTGCATCGACGAACGTTGGCGACGATGGTGCCGACCGCTGCACTGGCCGCCGAAATGGCCGGTGAAGGGCTGACTGGTGTGCGCGTCGTCGGGCGTGGCGTCGATACCGAGCTATACGATCCGGCCCGGCGTAGCGCCGCACTGCGCCAACGCTGGGGTGTCGAAGGCGAAGGCCCGGTCTGTCTTTACGTCGGGCGGGTGGCGGCAGAGAAAAATCTGGCCTTGGTCGAGAAAGCCTTTGCGGCGATTCAGGTCTGGCATCCGCAGGCAAAGATGGTGTGGGTGGGCGATGGGCCATCCGCCCGGCAACTGGCGGTCGATCACCCCGATCATCACTTCGCCGGCATGCGAACCGGCGAGGATCTGGCAGCCCATTATGCCAGTGCCGATCTCTTTCTCTTTCCCAGTCTGACCGAAACCTACGGCAATGTTGTGGCTGAGGCGATGGCCAGTGGCCTGCCCGTCATCGCCTACCGTAGCGCCGCGGCAGCCGAGCTCATCGTGGCGGAGAAAAACGGCATGGTCGCCTCACCTGGCGATGAGCGTGCCTATGTCGATGGTGCCTTGTGGATGCTCGACGATCCCGAGCATCTAGCCGCAATGGCCAAGGCAGCCCGGCAGACGATGTTGCCGCGCAACTGGGCCGGCGTTGTCGAGGTGTTCGAGCGTGTCGCCCGCGAGGCGATGGCCGGTCGGGCCTGA
- the glyS gene encoding glycine--tRNA ligase subunit beta, translating to MTAKNLLVELFVEELPPKALKKLGEVFAATLAASLKNSGLATAAASVTAYASPRRLAAHVTDVAAVAADKPVVQKLMPVAVGLDAAGNATPALLKKLAALGADASCVPALRRENDGKADILFYDSLAKGATLAEGLQKALEAALAALPIPKVMSYQLQDGWSSVNFVRPAHGLVALHGDDVVPLAILGLNAGRETHGHRFEAAIDPVVLANADEYAGKLATYGAVIASFAERRAEIVRQLDAAAAKAGGKPIDDDALLDEVTALVERPNVLIGQFEEEFLAVPQECLILTMKANQKYFPLLDAAGKLTNKFLVVSNISPEDASAVIGGNERVVRPRLADAKFFFDQDRKKSLESRVAGLGKVVYHNKLGTQGERVQRVAAIARAIADHLGGGELAHHAEQAAVLAKADLLTDMVGEFPELQGIMGRYYALHDGLAEAVADAVEDHYKPRFAGDSLPRGQVGTVVALADKLETLVGMFGIGQIPTGDRDPFALRRHALGTIRMLSEGNLDLPLNSLLAVAGRAFASVEGFKSAEAELADFIYDRLAGSLREQGYTAQEVDAVVSQRPQRLGDIPKRLAAVRAFSALPEGAALAAANKRVGNILKKVENAVEATVDNALLREAAEVALHDALVEVVPQADAAFVTGDYTESLQALAALRAPVDAFFDGVMVNADDPALRANRLGLLAKLHAAMNKVADISKLSA from the coding sequence ATGACCGCCAAGAATCTGCTCGTTGAACTGTTTGTCGAAGAACTGCCGCCCAAGGCACTCAAGAAGCTCGGTGAAGTATTTGCCGCCACCCTTGCTGCGTCGCTGAAAAACAGCGGCCTCGCCACCGCCGCTGCAAGCGTCACCGCCTACGCCTCGCCGCGCCGCCTCGCCGCCCACGTCACCGATGTCGCCGCCGTCGCCGCCGACAAGCCGGTCGTCCAGAAGCTCATGCCGGTTGCCGTCGGCCTCGACGCTGCCGGTAACGCCACCCCCGCCCTGCTCAAGAAACTCGCTGCCCTCGGTGCCGATGCCTCCTGCGTCCCGGCACTGCGCCGTGAGAACGACGGCAAGGCCGACATCCTGTTCTACGACAGTCTGGCCAAGGGCGCGACACTGGCCGAAGGCCTGCAGAAGGCGCTCGAAGCCGCACTCGCCGCACTGCCCATCCCCAAGGTCATGAGCTACCAGTTGCAGGACGGCTGGAGCAGCGTCAATTTCGTGCGCCCGGCCCATGGCCTGGTCGCCCTGCACGGTGACGATGTCGTGCCGCTCGCCATTCTCGGGCTGAACGCCGGTCGTGAAACACACGGCCACCGCTTCGAAGCGGCCATCGATCCGGTCGTTCTCGCCAATGCCGACGAATATGCCGGCAAGCTGGCCACCTATGGTGCCGTGATTGCCTCCTTCGCCGAACGCCGGGCGGAAATCGTCCGCCAGCTCGACGCCGCTGCCGCCAAGGCTGGCGGCAAGCCGATTGACGACGACGCTCTGCTCGATGAAGTGACCGCACTGGTCGAACGCCCGAACGTCCTGATCGGCCAGTTTGAAGAAGAATTCCTCGCCGTGCCGCAGGAATGTCTAATTCTCACCATGAAGGCCAACCAGAAGTATTTCCCCCTGCTCGACGCCGCTGGCAAGCTGACCAACAAGTTCCTGGTCGTCAGCAACATCAGCCCGGAAGATGCTTCTGCCGTGATCGGCGGCAACGAACGCGTCGTCCGCCCGCGCCTGGCAGACGCCAAGTTCTTCTTCGACCAGGATCGCAAGAAGTCGCTGGAAAGCCGCGTTGCCGGCCTCGGCAAGGTGGTCTATCACAACAAGCTGGGTACCCAGGGCGAGCGCGTCCAGCGTGTCGCCGCGATTGCCCGCGCCATCGCCGACCATCTTGGCGGCGGCGAACTGGCCCACCATGCCGAACAGGCCGCCGTGCTGGCCAAGGCCGACCTGCTCACCGACATGGTCGGCGAATTCCCTGAACTGCAGGGCATCATGGGCCGCTATTACGCGCTGCATGACGGCCTCGCCGAGGCGGTTGCCGATGCCGTCGAAGATCATTACAAACCCCGCTTTGCCGGTGACAGCCTGCCGCGCGGCCAAGTTGGCACGGTCGTCGCACTGGCCGACAAGCTGGAAACCCTGGTCGGCATGTTCGGCATCGGCCAGATCCCGACCGGTGACCGCGACCCCTTCGCGCTGCGCCGGCATGCGCTGGGCACCATCCGCATGCTCAGCGAAGGCAATCTGGACTTGCCGCTCAATTCCCTGCTGGCCGTTGCCGGCCGCGCCTTTGCCAGCGTGGAAGGTTTCAAGAGCGCCGAAGCAGAACTGGCCGACTTCATTTACGACCGCCTCGCCGGCAGCCTGCGCGAGCAGGGTTATACGGCGCAGGAAGTCGATGCCGTGGTCAGCCAGCGGCCGCAACGCCTCGGCGACATTCCCAAGCGCCTGGCCGCCGTCCGCGCCTTCTCGGCACTGCCCGAAGGCGCCGCCCTGGCTGCGGCCAACAAGCGGGTCGGCAACATCCTCAAAAAGGTTGAAAACGCGGTTGAAGCGACGGTCGATAACGCCCTGCTCAGGGAAGCTGCCGAAGTCGCCCTGCATGACGCCCTCGTCGAGGTCGTGCCGCAGGCCGATGCCGCCTTCGTCACCGGTGACTACACCGAATCGCTGCAGGCCCTGGCCGCTTTGCGCGCCCCGGTCGATGCCTTCTTCGATGGCGTTATGGTCAATGCCGACGATCCAGCCCTGCGCGCCAACCGTCTCGGCCTGCTCGCCAAGCTGCATGCGGCGATGAACAAGGTGGCCGACATTTCGAAATTGTCGGCTTAA
- the glyQ gene encoding glycine--tRNA ligase subunit alpha, whose translation MSTAKKPTFQEIILRLQQYWSDKGCALLQPYDMEVGAGTSHTATFLRAIGPEPWKAAYVQPSRRPKDGRYGENPNRMQHYYQYQVVLKPAPDNILELYLGSLEALGFDLKKNDVRFVEDDWENPTLGAWGLGWEVWMNGMEVTQFTYFQQVGGIDCKPITGEITYGIERLAMYLQGVENVFDLTWTEGLTYGDVYHQNEVEQSAYNFEHSNVEFLFHAFGKHEETAVHLMAQQLALPAYEQVLKAAHTFNLLDARGAISVTERAAYIGRIRNLARAVAQAYLDSRARLGFPMAPKEWAAEVLAQIEKKAA comes from the coding sequence ATGAGCACTGCCAAAAAACCGACCTTTCAGGAAATCATCCTGCGCCTGCAGCAATACTGGAGCGACAAGGGCTGCGCCCTGCTCCAGCCCTACGATATGGAAGTCGGCGCCGGCACCAGCCACACCGCCACCTTCCTGCGCGCCATCGGCCCCGAGCCGTGGAAAGCCGCCTACGTGCAACCGTCGCGCCGGCCCAAGGATGGCCGCTACGGCGAGAATCCGAACCGCATGCAGCATTATTACCAGTATCAGGTGGTGTTGAAGCCGGCTCCGGACAATATCCTCGAACTGTACCTCGGCTCGCTCGAAGCCCTCGGCTTCGATTTGAAGAAAAACGACGTGCGCTTCGTCGAGGACGACTGGGAAAATCCGACCCTGGGGGCCTGGGGCCTTGGTTGGGAAGTCTGGATGAACGGCATGGAAGTGACCCAGTTCACCTATTTCCAGCAGGTCGGCGGCATCGACTGCAAGCCGATCACCGGGGAAATCACCTACGGTATCGAACGCCTCGCCATGTACCTGCAGGGCGTTGAAAACGTTTTCGACCTGACGTGGACGGAAGGCCTGACCTACGGCGACGTCTATCACCAGAACGAAGTCGAGCAATCGGCCTACAACTTCGAACACAGCAACGTCGAGTTCCTCTTCCACGCTTTCGGCAAGCACGAAGAAACCGCCGTCCATCTGATGGCCCAGCAACTGGCCCTGCCCGCCTACGAACAGGTGCTCAAAGCCGCCCACACTTTCAACCTGCTCGACGCCCGGGGCGCCATCTCGGTGACCGAGCGTGCCGCCTATATCGGCCGCATCCGCAATCTCGCCCGCGCCGTCGCCCAGGCCTACCTCGACAGCCGCGCCCGCCTCGGCTTCCCGATGGCCCCCAAGGAATGGGCCGCAGAAGTCCTCGCCCAGATTGAAAAGAAAGCTGCTTGA
- a CDS encoding diacylglycerol kinase, translated as MAEPSSNELGLDPANESPFKGKTGLRRVWNALSYSLAGLKAAYLCEDAFRQEVMLAALLVPTAILLPVPWLGRGLMIASVLLVLVVELLNSAIEAVVDRVSLENHRLAKRAKDIGSAAVLVSLLMVMVIWGCVLMEMV; from the coding sequence ATGGCGGAACCCTCATCGAACGAACTCGGCCTCGATCCGGCCAACGAATCCCCCTTCAAGGGGAAAACCGGCCTGCGCCGGGTGTGGAATGCGCTGAGTTACTCGCTGGCCGGGCTCAAGGCCGCGTATCTCTGTGAAGATGCCTTTCGCCAGGAGGTCATGCTGGCAGCCCTGCTCGTGCCAACCGCCATTTTGCTGCCAGTTCCCTGGTTGGGGCGTGGCCTGATGATCGCCAGCGTCTTGTTGGTACTGGTGGTGGAATTGCTCAATTCGGCCATCGAGGCAGTCGTTGACCGCGTCAGTCTGGAAAATCATCGCCTCGCCAAACGCGCCAAGGATATCGGCAGCGCCGCCGTCCTCGTTTCGCTGCTGATGGTCATGGTGATCTGGGGCTGCGTACTCATGGAGATGGTCTGA